From Bacillus basilensis, a single genomic window includes:
- a CDS encoding thioredoxin family protein, producing the protein MKTNYTKEVLLMNLQQWADKGMSFDTYVNEMKVNQYELLHIYNNFLIPNELLPVLEERQNDGWRVIVLTADWCGDALLCVPVMKRISEVANIDMSLLIRDENLELMDQYLTNGTARAIPIFIFIDKDGNEQAIWGPRAPKVQELVTSMRTTLPEKEDPTFEEKQKEMYANFRATLADDTSLWEHVMESMMEKVVK; encoded by the coding sequence ATGAAAACAAATTATACTAAAGAGGTGTTACTTATGAACTTACAACAATGGGCTGATAAAGGCATGTCCTTTGATACATATGTGAATGAAATGAAAGTAAATCAATACGAACTACTGCATATTTACAATAACTTTTTAATTCCAAATGAATTACTTCCTGTATTAGAAGAACGTCAAAATGATGGCTGGCGTGTTATCGTATTAACAGCTGATTGGTGTGGTGATGCTCTTTTATGCGTACCTGTTATGAAACGAATTTCTGAAGTTGCAAATATTGATATGTCATTATTAATTCGCGATGAAAACTTGGAATTAATGGATCAATATTTAACAAATGGAACAGCACGTGCGATTCCAATCTTTATTTTCATTGATAAAGATGGAAACGAACAAGCCATTTGGGGACCACGTGCTCCAAAAGTACAAGAGTTAGTGACTTCAATGCGCACTACATTGCCTGAAAAAGAAGATCCAACATTCGAAGAGAAACAAAAAGAAATGTACGCTAATTTCCGTGCTACATTAGCTGATGATACTTCTCTATGGGAACATGTAATGGAAAGCATGATGGAAAAAGTAGTAAAATAA
- a CDS encoding YrvL family regulatory protein, producing the protein MSEEDKFSNLNLKDKTIIISVVILILIIFFAFIFFVYVGLFQITGIEYSSRTALLLFFLLILLLDGITHFIFIFFKVLLHPMITSMPNWLSIALLSIIEITLDWFVIHTADDWIESVQLSNIAELCVVLFLLLLNKLLSDNKE; encoded by the coding sequence GTGAGCGAAGAAGACAAATTTTCTAATCTTAATCTAAAAGATAAGACTATTATTATTAGTGTTGTTATTCTTATTCTCATTATATTCTTTGCATTTATATTCTTTGTATATGTAGGACTCTTTCAAATTACAGGTATAGAATATTCATCAAGAACAGCTCTACTACTCTTTTTTTTACTTATTCTTTTATTAGATGGTATTACACATTTTATATTCATTTTCTTTAAAGTGCTCCTACATCCAATGATAACAAGTATGCCCAATTGGCTCTCAATCGCCCTGCTCTCTATCATTGAAATTACGTTAGATTGGTTTGTTATACATACGGCCGACGACTGGATAGAGAGCGTACAACTGTCCAACATAGCTGAGTTATGTGTCGTACTATTCCTTCTCCTATTAAATAAATTATTAAGCGACAATAAAGAGTAA
- a CDS encoding MarR family winged helix-turn-helix transcriptional regulator: protein MSQNREQLMEELSTNVFAMFRTLRNDIGKIFGGYIPWNEFIVLRILNRTNKEMVSRVANELNVSNSHITAVTEKLINKGFVNRSRSTSDRRVVYLEITEQGKDLVAKMEDAKKQYLQERFSTLSEEEMNIMISISKKLI, encoded by the coding sequence TTGTCTCAAAATCGAGAACAATTAATGGAAGAACTATCGACAAATGTTTTTGCTATGTTCCGCACGTTGCGTAATGATATTGGAAAAATATTTGGTGGTTACATACCGTGGAATGAGTTCATCGTCCTTAGAATATTGAATCGTACGAATAAAGAAATGGTATCACGTGTAGCGAATGAGTTAAATGTGTCGAATAGTCATATTACAGCTGTTACAGAAAAATTAATTAATAAAGGTTTTGTAAATCGTTCACGTTCTACGTCAGATCGTCGAGTTGTATATTTGGAGATTACAGAACAAGGAAAAGATTTAGTTGCGAAAATGGAAGACGCGAAAAAACAATATTTACAAGAAAGATTTTCTACGCTTTCAGAAGAAGAAATGAATATAATGATATCTATTTCTAAAAAACTTATTTAA